One part of the Methylobacterium mesophilicum SR1.6/6 genome encodes these proteins:
- a CDS encoding MATE family efflux transporter, whose translation MPALDLAGLPAREGAPLHRPWLRELRATLALSGPLVLINLAQHGLIMADVVLLGRLGAVDLAAATLAHGLYFILFIGGLGLTGTVAPLTAAALGGDPGASDAARRTLRAGLWAATLVSAPLMGLLWYTGPLLAAIGEPPALAEAAGAYMRVLQWAMWPALLFMAVRGALAALERPGWALAASLVALPVNVTLGLWLAFPAGLGLGMAGIGAATLCSSVFSLALLVAVVLCNPRLRRYRLLQGLWRFDGARLAAVFRLGLPMVATGLAEAGLFEAAALGIGLFGASQLAAHAVAIQIAAVCFMVPNGVAQAATVRVGLAFGRRDGSGVRRSGAVALGLAFVFMTLCAFTQLLVPERLTGLFLDLRDPANDAVLPIAAAFIGFAALFAVADGVQSVALGMLRGLQDTRVPMWIAIGGYWGLGVPLGAALAWGGGFQGYGIWFGFCAGLFAVASLLVLRWHRLTGAT comes from the coding sequence ATGCCGGCACTCGACCTCGCGGGCCTTCCCGCGCGGGAAGGGGCCCCGTTGCACCGTCCCTGGCTCCGCGAACTGCGCGCGACACTGGCGCTATCGGGGCCGCTCGTGCTCATCAACCTCGCCCAGCACGGCCTGATCATGGCCGACGTCGTCCTGCTCGGTCGCCTCGGCGCCGTGGACCTTGCAGCGGCGACGCTGGCGCACGGGCTCTACTTCATCCTGTTCATCGGCGGCCTCGGCCTGACCGGGACGGTGGCACCGCTGACCGCTGCAGCGCTCGGGGGCGATCCAGGCGCGAGCGACGCCGCGCGGCGTACCCTTCGGGCTGGTCTCTGGGCCGCCACGCTGGTGTCCGCGCCCCTGATGGGGCTCCTCTGGTACACCGGCCCGCTGCTCGCCGCGATCGGAGAGCCGCCGGCCCTGGCCGAGGCGGCGGGCGCCTATATGCGCGTCTTGCAATGGGCGATGTGGCCGGCCCTGCTGTTCATGGCCGTGCGGGGCGCGCTCGCCGCCTTGGAACGGCCGGGCTGGGCGCTGGCCGCGAGCCTCGTTGCGCTTCCGGTGAACGTCACCCTCGGCCTGTGGCTCGCCTTTCCTGCGGGCCTCGGCCTTGGCATGGCGGGGATCGGCGCCGCCACGCTGTGCTCGTCGGTGTTCAGCCTCGCTCTTCTGGTCGCCGTGGTTCTGTGCAATCCACGACTCCGGCGCTATCGGCTCCTCCAGGGGCTCTGGCGTTTCGACGGCGCGCGGCTGGCCGCCGTCTTCCGGCTCGGCCTGCCGATGGTGGCGACCGGCCTGGCCGAGGCGGGCCTATTCGAGGCCGCCGCCCTCGGTATAGGCCTGTTCGGGGCGAGCCAGCTCGCCGCCCACGCAGTGGCGATCCAGATCGCGGCCGTGTGCTTCATGGTGCCCAACGGTGTCGCCCAGGCCGCGACCGTACGGGTCGGATTGGCCTTCGGGCGCCGGGACGGGAGCGGCGTACGACGGTCCGGCGCGGTCGCGCTGGGGCTCGCCTTCGTCTTCATGACGCTCTGCGCGTTCACCCAGCTCCTCGTTCCGGAACGGCTCACCGGCCTGTTTCTCGACCTGCGCGACCCCGCCAACGACGCCGTCCTGCCGATCGCGGCCGCCTTCATCGGCTTCGCGGCGCTCTTCGCGGTGGCTGACGGCGTGCAGTCGGTGGCGCTCGGCATGCTGCGCGGTCTGCAGGACACCCGGGTCCCGATGTGGATCGCGATCGGGGGTTACTGGGGCCTCGGCGTGCCGCTCGGCGCCGCGCTGGCCTGGGGCGGCGGCTTCCAGGGCTACGGAATCTGGTTCGGCTTCTGCGCGGGGCTCTTCGCGGTGGCGAGCCTGCTGGTCCTGAGGTGGCACCGACTCACGGGCGCGACATGA
- the petA gene encoding ubiquinol-cytochrome c reductase iron-sulfur subunit — translation MANTSAAAPATHGHDGSRRDFLFLATGAALAVGAGAAAWPLISSMAPDADTIAAGAPIEVDLAPIQDGQIVNVFWRGKLIFVRKLTEKEVGDMKAVPLSAMIDPAAFTTRVKNGHDQWLIVYGNCTHLGCVPIGHQGNFEGWACPCHGSQFDAVGRVRHGPAPINLPIPPYAFQTDTKIRIGEGGKEAA, via the coding sequence TTGGCGAACACATCAGCCGCCGCCCCCGCGACGCATGGGCATGACGGCAGCCGCCGTGATTTCCTTTTCCTCGCCACCGGTGCCGCGCTCGCCGTCGGAGCGGGCGCTGCCGCTTGGCCGCTGATCTCCTCCATGGCGCCCGACGCCGATACGATCGCGGCCGGCGCCCCGATCGAGGTCGACCTGGCGCCGATCCAGGACGGGCAGATCGTGAACGTCTTCTGGCGCGGCAAGCTGATCTTCGTCCGCAAGCTCACCGAGAAGGAGGTGGGCGACATGAAGGCGGTGCCACTCTCGGCGATGATTGATCCCGCCGCCTTCACGACGCGGGTCAAGAATGGCCACGACCAGTGGCTCATCGTCTACGGCAACTGCACGCATCTCGGCTGCGTGCCGATCGGCCACCAGGGCAATTTCGAGGGCTGGGCCTGCCCGTGCCACGGCTCGCAATTCGACGCAGTGGGTCGCGTGCGCCACGGACCAGCGCCCATCAACCTGCCGATCCCCCCCTACGCCTTCCAGACGGATACGAAGATCCGGATCGGCGAAGGCGGCAAGGAAGCGGCTTGA
- a CDS encoding cytochrome b, translated as MSGTASTYVPKSRVAKWFEARLPIAGLVHSSFIAYPVPRNLNYFWTFGAILAAFLGIQIITGVWLAMHYEPSATGAFTSVEKIMRDVNYGWLLRYAHANGASMFFVAVYVHMFRALYYGSYKAPREVLYILGVVIYLLMMATAFLGYTLPWGQMSFWGATVITNILAAIPVVGDTIQTLLWGGYSVGNPTVNRFFSLHYLLPWMIAGVVILHVWALHVTGQNNPAGIPIKSSKDAVPFTPYATVKDVFATCVFMILFAWFLFFQPNFLGHADNYIQANPAVTPAHIVPEWYFLPFYAILRAVPSKLGGVILMFSAVIILAFAPWLDTSRIRSCNYRPIYRQFFWVFIGVTLLLGWLGSQPPEGGYVIASQVCTAYYFAHFLIVMPLCGLFETPKKLPGSILESVTGPGKQVSGSGMPAGAAAAPTTKG; from the coding sequence ATGAGCGGAACGGCCAGCACCTACGTCCCCAAGAGCCGCGTGGCCAAATGGTTCGAGGCGCGCCTGCCCATCGCTGGGCTGGTGCACTCGTCCTTCATTGCCTACCCGGTTCCGCGGAACCTCAACTACTTCTGGACCTTCGGGGCGATCCTCGCCGCATTCTTGGGGATCCAGATCATCACCGGCGTCTGGCTGGCGATGCACTATGAACCTTCGGCGACGGGCGCCTTCACCTCCGTCGAGAAGATCATGCGCGACGTGAATTACGGCTGGCTGCTGCGCTACGCGCACGCCAACGGCGCGTCGATGTTCTTCGTGGCCGTCTACGTTCATATGTTCAGGGCGCTCTACTACGGGTCGTACAAGGCCCCGCGCGAGGTGCTCTACATCCTCGGCGTCGTCATCTACCTGCTGATGATGGCCACCGCCTTCCTCGGCTACACGCTGCCCTGGGGCCAGATGAGCTTCTGGGGTGCCACAGTCATCACCAACATCCTTGCGGCGATCCCGGTGGTCGGCGACACGATCCAGACCCTGCTTTGGGGCGGTTACTCGGTGGGCAACCCGACGGTGAACCGCTTCTTCTCCCTGCACTACCTGCTGCCCTGGATGATCGCCGGCGTGGTCATCCTGCACGTCTGGGCGCTGCACGTGACGGGTCAGAACAATCCGGCCGGGATCCCGATCAAGTCGAGCAAGGATGCGGTGCCGTTCACGCCCTACGCCACCGTCAAGGACGTGTTCGCGACCTGCGTGTTCATGATCCTGTTCGCGTGGTTCCTGTTCTTCCAGCCGAACTTCCTCGGCCATGCGGACAACTACATCCAGGCGAATCCCGCCGTGACGCCCGCGCACATCGTTCCGGAATGGTACTTCCTGCCGTTCTACGCGATCCTGCGCGCGGTCCCGAGCAAGCTCGGTGGCGTGATCCTGATGTTCTCGGCGGTGATCATCCTGGCCTTCGCGCCGTGGCTCGACACGTCGCGAATCCGCTCATGCAACTACCGGCCGATCTACCGCCAGTTCTTCTGGGTGTTCATCGGCGTCACGCTGCTGCTCGGCTGGCTGGGTTCGCAGCCTCCGGAGGGCGGCTACGTGATCGCATCGCAGGTCTGCACCGCCTACTACTTCGCCCACTTCCTGATCGTCATGCCGCTCTGCGGTCTGTTCGAGACACCGAAGAAGCTGCCGGGCTCGATCCTCGAGAGCGTGACCGGGCCAGGCAAGCAGGTGAGCGGATCCGGCATGCCAGCGGGTGCCGCCGCCGCTCCGACCACCAAGGGCTGA
- a CDS encoding cytochrome c1 produces the protein MMTRVLSTAALAALLFGAAPASAQEGHGGPIPARVNWSFAGTFGRFDTAQLQRGFQVYKEVCSACHSMKLVAFRNLAQEGGPDFTASQVKALAATYQVKDGPNDAGDMFDRPGRPADTFPPPFPNDQAAAAANGGKAPPDFSVIAKARTFSRGSLYFLTDWLPLIGYSEQGPDYIHALLNGYEEAPKDFTVPDGGHYNKYYPGHIIAMPPPITDGQVTYPKNDQGQPVVPETVDQYGKDVAAFLMWAAEPHMMDRKALGFRVILFLIILSGLLYYVKKKIWADVGGEVHGLQPELHKAY, from the coding sequence ATGATGACCCGCGTCCTCTCGACCGCCGCCCTTGCGGCACTTCTGTTCGGCGCCGCGCCGGCCTCCGCCCAAGAGGGACATGGCGGGCCGATCCCGGCCCGCGTGAACTGGAGCTTCGCCGGCACGTTCGGCCGCTTCGACACCGCGCAGCTGCAGCGAGGCTTCCAAGTCTACAAGGAAGTCTGCTCAGCCTGCCACTCGATGAAGCTGGTCGCCTTCCGCAATCTGGCGCAGGAGGGCGGCCCGGACTTCACCGCCAGCCAAGTCAAAGCTCTCGCCGCGACCTATCAGGTCAAGGACGGGCCGAACGATGCGGGCGACATGTTCGATCGCCCGGGCCGCCCGGCCGACACCTTCCCGCCGCCCTTCCCGAACGATCAGGCGGCAGCCGCGGCCAATGGCGGCAAGGCGCCTCCGGACTTCTCGGTGATCGCCAAGGCGCGGACCTTCTCCCGCGGCTCGCTGTACTTCCTGACCGACTGGCTGCCCCTCATCGGCTATTCGGAGCAGGGGCCCGATTACATCCACGCGCTCCTCAACGGCTACGAAGAGGCGCCGAAGGACTTCACCGTCCCGGATGGCGGCCACTACAACAAATATTATCCCGGCCACATCATCGCGATGCCGCCGCCGATCACCGACGGGCAGGTCACCTACCCGAAGAACGATCAAGGCCAGCCGGTCGTGCCCGAGACCGTCGATCAGTACGGCAAGGACGTCGCGGCTTTCCTGATGTGGGCGGCCGAGCCGCACATGATGGACCGCAAGGCTCTGGGGTTCCGGGTGATCCTGTTCCTGATCATCCTGTCGGGGCTGCTGTACTACGTGAAGAAGAAGATCTGGGCCGATGTCGGCGGCGAGGTCCACGGCCTCCAGCCGGAGTTGCACAAGGCCTACTGA
- a CDS encoding S-methyl-5'-thioadenosine phosphorylase: MTAAVLGVMGGSGVYELPGLEDVCEERVASPWGEPSDALRIGRIGDTKVVFLARHGRGHRLSPSGINYRANIDALKRAGVTDLVALSACGSFREELPPGLFVLVDQFVDRTYGRASSFFGDGCVAHVSLAHPVGPGLQARIAQAAKAEQIAVHRGGTYVCMEGPQFSSLAESRAYKAQGFDVIGMTNMPEAKLAREAEITYATIAMVTDYDCWHPGHDAVDVASVIAVARANADKAARVVARLARDFPGEREPCPAGSHRALEGAIMTAPSVRDPALLAKLDAVAGRVLAG, translated from the coding sequence ATGACGGCAGCGGTACTCGGCGTGATGGGCGGCTCCGGCGTCTACGAGCTGCCGGGTCTCGAGGATGTCTGTGAGGAGCGCGTGGCTTCTCCCTGGGGCGAGCCCTCGGACGCCCTGCGGATCGGGCGGATCGGCGACACGAAAGTCGTATTTCTGGCCCGGCACGGGCGCGGCCACCGGCTCTCGCCATCGGGTATCAACTACCGCGCCAACATCGATGCCCTGAAGCGGGCAGGGGTCACCGATCTCGTCGCTCTCTCGGCCTGCGGTTCGTTCCGCGAGGAGCTGCCGCCGGGCCTGTTCGTCCTCGTCGACCAGTTCGTCGACCGCACCTACGGGCGTGCCTCCTCATTCTTCGGCGACGGCTGTGTCGCCCATGTCTCCCTCGCGCACCCGGTGGGTCCCGGTCTTCAGGCGCGGATCGCCCAGGCGGCTAAGGCCGAGCAGATCGCAGTGCACCGCGGCGGTACCTATGTCTGCATGGAGGGCCCGCAATTCTCCTCGCTGGCAGAATCCCGCGCCTACAAGGCACAGGGCTTCGACGTGATCGGCATGACCAACATGCCGGAGGCCAAGCTCGCCCGCGAGGCGGAGATCACCTACGCGACCATCGCGATGGTGACCGACTACGATTGCTGGCATCCCGGCCACGACGCCGTGGACGTGGCCTCCGTGATCGCGGTCGCCCGCGCCAATGCCGACAAGGCCGCGCGCGTGGTGGCACGGCTGGCGCGCGACTTTCCAGGCGAGCGCGAACCCTGTCCGGCGGGTTCCCACCGGGCGCTTGAGGGCGCGATCATGACGGCGCCTTCCGTGCGGGATCCGGCGCTGCTCGCGAAGCTCGACGCCGTGGCGGGACGGGTGCTGGCCGGCTAG
- the hisB gene encoding imidazoleglycerol-phosphate dehydratase HisB yields MRSATISRKTAETDIAVSVALDGTGQSTIATGIGFLDHMLDLLARHALFDLDVRVDGDLHIDQHHSAEDCGIALGQAFAKALGDKRGVTRYADIHLPMDEALTRVCVDISGRPFLVFRTAFRVEKIGNFDTELVREWFQAFAMNAGLTLHVETLYGDNAHHIAESCFKGLARALRKAVAIDPREEGRVPSTKGSL; encoded by the coding sequence ATGCGCAGCGCCACCATCAGCCGGAAGACCGCGGAAACCGACATCGCGGTCTCCGTGGCTCTCGACGGGACCGGCCAATCGACGATAGCCACGGGAATCGGCTTCCTCGATCACATGCTGGATCTCCTGGCGCGGCACGCCCTCTTCGATCTCGACGTGAGGGTCGACGGCGACCTACACATCGACCAGCATCACTCGGCCGAGGATTGCGGCATCGCGCTCGGACAGGCCTTCGCCAAGGCACTCGGCGACAAGCGTGGCGTCACCCGCTACGCCGACATTCACCTGCCGATGGACGAGGCGCTCACCCGCGTCTGCGTCGATATCTCAGGTCGTCCTTTCCTGGTGTTCCGCACCGCCTTTCGGGTTGAGAAGATCGGAAATTTCGATACCGAGCTGGTGCGCGAGTGGTTCCAGGCCTTCGCGATGAATGCCGGGCTGACCTTGCACGTCGAGACGCTCTACGGGGACAACGCCCACCATATCGCGGAAAGCTGCTTCAAGGGACTGGCCCGGGCCTTGCGGAAGGCCGTGGCGATCGATCCGCGGGAGGAGGGGCGCGTTCCCTCCACCAAGGGCTCCCTGTAG
- a CDS encoding DUF2628 domain-containing protein: MRSYTLHLPDEARPGESIGLDRAKLVRDGFSWSAFAFTVVWFLFHRLWIAALIVLIGLVALAGLGIFLDLSTGAGVFVTVLAAWLIGLEASSLRRWTLARRGWPARDAVVASSPEEAEARALQRWIGASPTAPRAPFPSGPSRRTDPVIGLFPAQEGAR; this comes from the coding sequence ATGCGCAGCTACACGCTCCACCTGCCGGATGAGGCACGGCCGGGCGAGTCGATCGGCCTCGACCGCGCCAAGCTGGTGCGGGACGGCTTCTCGTGGTCGGCCTTCGCCTTCACCGTTGTGTGGTTCCTATTCCATCGCCTCTGGATCGCGGCACTGATCGTGTTGATCGGGCTCGTGGCGCTGGCGGGGCTGGGAATCTTCCTGGACCTGTCCACCGGCGCCGGCGTGTTCGTCACGGTCCTCGCAGCGTGGCTGATCGGACTCGAAGCATCGAGCCTTCGGCGCTGGACGCTGGCCCGGCGCGGGTGGCCGGCGCGCGATGCCGTAGTCGCATCGTCGCCCGAGGAGGCGGAGGCTCGGGCGCTGCAGCGCTGGATCGGAGCGAGCCCGACCGCACCCCGTGCCCCGTTCCCGAGCGGACCCAGCCGGCGCACGGACCCAGTCATCGGTCTGTTCCCTGCGCAGGAAGGCGCCCGGTGA
- the hisH gene encoding imidazole glycerol phosphate synthase subunit HisH yields MSTEIVAIIDYGSGNLHSAAKAFERAARESGRNARICLTSEPDVVASADRVVLPGVGAYADCRRGLDAVPGMVEAMTHAAHEAGRPFLGICVGMQLLATRGLEYTTTPGLGWIPGDVGPIRPADPTLKVPHMGWNTLRAERDHALLTGIPTGADGLHAYFVHSYALTPERPDDVVARAEYGGPVTAMVARDNVAGTQFHPEKSQRLGLALIANFLNWRP; encoded by the coding sequence ATGAGCACTGAGATCGTCGCGATCATCGATTACGGGTCGGGAAACCTTCATTCCGCCGCCAAGGCCTTCGAGCGCGCCGCCCGCGAGAGCGGCCGCAACGCGCGGATCTGCCTGACGTCGGAGCCGGACGTGGTGGCTTCGGCCGACCGCGTCGTCCTGCCGGGCGTCGGCGCTTACGCGGATTGCCGTCGCGGGCTCGACGCGGTGCCCGGCATGGTCGAGGCGATGACGCATGCCGCCCATGAGGCCGGCCGCCCCTTCCTGGGGATCTGCGTCGGCATGCAGCTCCTCGCGACCCGCGGCCTTGAATACACCACGACCCCGGGCCTCGGCTGGATCCCGGGCGATGTCGGCCCGATCCGCCCGGCGGATCCGACGCTCAAGGTCCCGCATATGGGTTGGAACACCCTGCGAGCTGAACGCGACCACGCCCTCCTTACCGGGATCCCGACCGGCGCAGACGGCCTCCACGCCTACTTCGTACATAGCTACGCGCTCACACCCGAGCGCCCGGACGACGTGGTCGCCCGCGCAGAGTATGGCGGGCCGGTCACCGCCATGGTCGCGCGCGACAACGTCGCCGGCACGCAATTCCATCCCGAGAAGAGTCAGCGGCTGGGCCTCGCCCTCATCGCGAATTTTCTCAACTGGCGCCCGTGA
- the hisA gene encoding 1-(5-phosphoribosyl)-5-[(5-phosphoribosylamino)methylideneamino]imidazole-4-carboxamide isomerase, translated as MILYPAIDLKEGRCVRLIQGDMAQAKVFGDDPAAQAAIFEAQGFSWLHVVDLDGAFAGAPRNAEAVDAILARVTVPVQLGGGIREMKTLEGWLAKGVARVIIGTAAVRDPGFVREAARKHPGKIAVGIDAKDGRVAVEGWAQTSSMTAEELGRRFEDAGVAAIIYTDIARDGILKGLNVEMTLALAQAVRIPVIASGGLASIDDVHRLLQPDCALIAGAITGRALYDGRIDPAAALAAIAAARGRAS; from the coding sequence GTGATCCTGTACCCGGCGATCGACCTGAAGGAGGGACGCTGCGTCCGCCTCATCCAGGGGGACATGGCGCAGGCCAAGGTCTTCGGCGACGATCCGGCGGCGCAGGCCGCGATCTTCGAGGCGCAGGGCTTCTCCTGGCTTCATGTGGTCGATCTCGACGGCGCCTTCGCGGGCGCGCCGCGCAACGCCGAGGCGGTGGACGCGATCCTCGCCCGCGTCACGGTCCCGGTGCAGCTCGGCGGCGGCATCCGCGAGATGAAGACTCTCGAGGGCTGGCTCGCGAAGGGTGTGGCACGGGTGATCATCGGCACCGCGGCGGTGCGCGACCCGGGCTTCGTCCGGGAAGCCGCACGCAAGCATCCGGGCAAGATCGCCGTCGGCATCGACGCGAAAGACGGCCGCGTCGCCGTCGAGGGCTGGGCACAGACGTCCAGCATGACGGCGGAGGAGCTGGGCCGCCGATTTGAGGACGCGGGTGTGGCGGCGATCATCTACACCGACATCGCCCGTGACGGGATCCTCAAGGGCCTGAACGTCGAGATGACCCTGGCGCTGGCGCAGGCCGTACGCATCCCGGTGATCGCCTCCGGCGGCCTCGCGTCGATCGACGATGTGCACCGCCTGCTGCAGCCGGATTGCGCTCTCATCGCCGGCGCGATCACGGGACGAGCGCTCTATGACGGCCGCATCGATCCGGCCGCGGCACTGGCGGCGATCGCTGCGGCGCGCGGCCGTGCTTCGTGA
- a CDS encoding DUF29 domain-containing protein: MTALKTRPASAETAYTNDFHIWTQERSAGLRSVDLSGPDRGSLADEIESLFRSQFASVVSALRVVLVHMLKFDFRPVKRTRSWAIPIATHRVLIAKELAESPGLKGRLAEAVAKAYRVARLKAARETGFLVKRFPAACPYTYQDILDRPIAIDPEA; this comes from the coding sequence ATGACGGCGTTGAAGACCCGGCCCGCATCGGCAGAAACGGCCTACACGAACGATTTCCATATCTGGACGCAGGAGCGGAGCGCGGGCCTGCGGTCGGTCGACCTCTCCGGCCCGGATCGCGGGAGCTTGGCTGATGAGATCGAGAGCTTGTTCAGGAGCCAGTTCGCCAGCGTGGTGAGCGCCTTGCGCGTCGTGCTGGTCCATATGCTGAAGTTCGACTTTCGACCCGTAAAGCGGACGCGAAGCTGGGCCATACCAATCGCGACCCATCGCGTCCTTATCGCGAAGGAACTTGCTGAGAGCCCAGGATTGAAGGGGCGCCTCGCCGAAGCCGTGGCGAAGGCGTACCGGGTCGCCCGCCTCAAGGCAGCCAGGGAAACGGGCTTCCTGGTGAAGCGCTTCCCAGCGGCCTGCCCATACACCTATCAGGACATCTTGGATCGCCCTATCGCGATCGATCCCGAAGCCTAA
- the hisF gene encoding imidazole glycerol phosphate synthase subunit HisF has product MLKTRIIPCLDVKDGRVVKGVRFEGLRDAGDPVEAAKVYDAAGADELCFLDITASREARGTLLDIVSRTAEACFMPLTVGGGVRTVEDVRALLLAGADKVAINTAAVKDPDLVARAAEKFGAQCIVVAIDAKRVSPPGAPAAWEIFTHGGRDPTGIDAVAFARLVAGKGAGELLVTSMDKDGTRSGYDLALTRAISDAVTVPVIASGGVGGLDDLVAGVAEGGASAVLAASIFHFGQASVAEAKAHMAAAGLAIRLDGPASSARAPQ; this is encoded by the coding sequence GTGCTCAAGACCCGCATCATTCCCTGCCTCGACGTGAAGGACGGGCGCGTCGTGAAGGGCGTCCGCTTCGAGGGCCTGCGCGATGCCGGCGATCCCGTCGAGGCCGCCAAGGTCTACGACGCGGCCGGCGCCGACGAGTTGTGCTTCCTCGACATCACGGCGAGCCGGGAGGCCCGCGGCACGCTGCTCGACATCGTCAGCCGCACCGCCGAGGCCTGCTTCATGCCGCTCACTGTGGGCGGCGGCGTCCGAACCGTCGAGGACGTGCGCGCCCTGCTGCTCGCCGGCGCCGACAAGGTCGCGATCAACACCGCCGCCGTGAAGGATCCGGATCTCGTGGCGCGGGCCGCGGAAAAATTCGGCGCTCAATGCATCGTCGTGGCGATAGACGCCAAGCGCGTGTCGCCGCCCGGAGCGCCCGCCGCCTGGGAAATCTTCACCCACGGCGGCCGCGATCCCACCGGAATCGACGCCGTGGCCTTCGCGCGGCTGGTTGCCGGTAAGGGGGCCGGCGAGTTGCTGGTCACATCCATGGACAAGGACGGGACCCGCTCCGGCTACGACCTCGCCTTGACGCGGGCGATCAGCGATGCCGTGACGGTGCCGGTGATCGCGTCCGGCGGTGTTGGCGGCCTCGACGACCTCGTGGCCGGCGTGGCCGAGGGCGGGGCGAGCGCCGTCCTGGCAGCCTCCATCTTCCATTTCGGGCAGGCGAGCGTCGCCGAGGCGAAGGCGCACATGGCGGCCGCCGGTCTCGCTATACGTCTCGACGGTCCGGCTTCTTCGGCGAGGGCGCCTCAGTGA
- a CDS encoding dihydroorotase codes for MSSYLLANANLLDPETGRQTAGAILVQDGRIADIAAGHGPGAPAEAARIDCAGHVLTPGLIDMRAFVGEPGAEHRETLASASAAAAAGGVTTLVCMPDTNPVIDGPAIVDFVLRRARDTASVNVLPAAAITKGLAGREMTEFGLLKEAGAVAFTDGLRAVANAQVLRRALTYARDFDALVMQHVEEAELVAEGVMNEGELASRLGLMGIPREAETVMLERDIRLVRLTGARYHAAMISCADSVEIVRRAKEDGLPVTCGVSVNNLVLNENDIGHYRTFCRLSPPLRDEADRQAVVRALGEGVIDVVVSDHNPQDVETKRLPFAEAADGALGIETLLGAALRLVHTGDLALPKLIAALTVNPGRILGRSAGRLVVGAPADLILIDPDLPYVLDKRRLKSRSKNSPFDEARLQGAAVLTLVGGRIVHATEDYPVAA; via the coding sequence GTGAGCAGCTATCTTCTGGCGAACGCAAACCTCCTCGATCCCGAGACCGGCCGCCAGACCGCCGGCGCGATTCTCGTGCAAGACGGCCGCATCGCCGACATCGCCGCCGGACATGGTCCAGGCGCCCCGGCAGAGGCGGCGCGAATCGATTGTGCCGGGCATGTGCTGACGCCCGGTCTGATCGATATGCGGGCCTTCGTCGGCGAGCCGGGCGCCGAACACCGCGAGACCCTGGCCTCAGCGAGTGCCGCCGCCGCCGCGGGGGGCGTCACCACCCTGGTGTGCATGCCGGACACGAACCCGGTGATCGACGGACCAGCGATCGTCGACTTCGTGCTTCGGCGCGCCCGCGACACGGCGAGCGTCAACGTCCTGCCCGCCGCCGCCATCACCAAGGGTCTGGCCGGCCGGGAGATGACCGAGTTTGGGTTGCTCAAGGAAGCCGGCGCGGTCGCCTTCACCGACGGGTTGCGGGCCGTGGCGAACGCGCAAGTTTTGCGTCGCGCGCTGACCTACGCTCGGGATTTCGATGCGCTGGTGATGCAGCACGTCGAGGAGGCAGAGCTCGTCGCCGAAGGCGTGATGAACGAGGGCGAACTCGCCTCGCGTCTCGGCTTGATGGGGATCCCCCGCGAGGCCGAGACCGTGATGCTTGAACGGGACATCCGCCTCGTGCGGCTGACAGGTGCCCGCTACCACGCGGCGATGATCTCCTGCGCTGATTCCGTCGAGATCGTCCGCCGGGCCAAGGAGGACGGCCTGCCCGTGACCTGTGGCGTCTCGGTCAACAATCTCGTCCTCAACGAGAACGACATCGGCCATTACCGCACGTTCTGCCGGCTCTCGCCGCCCCTGCGCGACGAGGCCGACCGACAGGCCGTGGTGCGCGCACTGGGCGAGGGCGTGATCGACGTCGTCGTCTCCGATCACAATCCGCAGGATGTTGAAACCAAGCGCCTGCCCTTCGCCGAAGCGGCGGATGGCGCCCTGGGGATCGAGACCCTGCTCGGCGCCGCCCTGCGCCTCGTCCATACCGGCGATCTCGCCCTGCCCAAACTGATCGCGGCGCTGACCGTCAATCCGGGCCGCATCCTCGGTCGGAGCGCCGGGCGCCTCGTGGTCGGCGCCCCCGCCGACCTCATCCTGATCGATCCCGATCTGCCCTACGTGCTGGACAAGCGCCGGTTGAAGTCACGGTCAAAGAACTCGCCCTTCGACGAGGCGCGCCTGCAGGGGGCGGCCGTGTTAACGTTGGTCGGCGGCCGGATCGTTCACGCGACCGAAGACTATCCGGTGGCCGCCTGA